The Silene latifolia isolate original U9 population chromosome Y, ASM4854445v1, whole genome shotgun sequence sequence CGAATGTCTCATGGCCAGGGTACTCAAAGGCAAATACTTCACGAATACGGAGTTCATGAATGCGGAACTGGGTAATTTACCTAGCTACTCATGGAGAGGGGTGTGGGCAGCTAAAAGGGTGGTACTGCTAGGGGCGAGGAAACGGATAGGTGATGGCATGTCAACTCGTGTTTGGTCTGACCCATGGATACCTAACACCCAAACCAGACGGGTCCTATCTCCCTGAGGGAACCACGATGAGGACATGAGGGTCCATGAGCTGTTTCATGAGGATGGATTGAGGTGGGATGAGGAGAAGCTGCTATCCACCTTCATACCTTTTGAATGTGATCGAATTCGGCAAATTCGAATTAGTGACTCGAAACCTCATGATGAATGGTGCTGGGAGTTAGAGAAAGATGGTCATTACACTGTTAGGTGGGCATATAGACGGCTAATTGGAGATGGCAATGTAGAGGAAGGACAATCCGAGTCAAGCAGAGCACGGTGGATATGGAATAAACTATGGAGCACTCCGGTCTTGCCCCGAATAAAAGTCTTCTTTTGGAAATTATGTAATGATGCTATTGCCACGAGAGGAAATATTTTGGCCCGAATAGAATTGACAGATGAGACTTGCCCACGGTGTCGTTATGGTGTGGAGACTTGTCTCCATGCCATGCGATATTGTGGTGGGGAGGGGGAAATATGGGATGACTTGGGTGTGGAGGGGATGGAGGGTGTCGGGTTTGGGACAACACGGGATTGGGCAGAGGAGATGATGGGGGGGATGGGAATGAGGGAGTGTACGGAGTTTATGACGAGCTGCTGGGCAATCTGGGAGGATAGAAACAAATTGGTGTTCGAGGGTGAAGGGGGAGGTACTATTCGGGTGGTACGAAGAGTGAGGGAGCTGCTCTGGGAAATGCAGATGTCCGCTTCTAAGTGCGCAGACAGGGGAGGGCAGAAGAAGGGGAGGAGGGAAGAGGGCGCCTGGACTAAACCGAAACAGGGGAGTGTGAAAGTAAATGTGGATGCAGCGATTCTGGACGGAGTTGGAGTAGGATGGGGATGTGTTGGTAGAGACGAAAATGGGAAAGTAAGGTGGTGTACAGTCACGCAACAACGAAATGAGATGAGTGTGACTATGGCGGAAGCGATGGGTATATGGCATGGAATGCGTGAGGCACTACGGAATGAGCAGCTAAACATTAAAGTCTCAAGCGATTGTAAGGTGGTAGTTGAGGCT is a genomic window containing:
- the LOC141632321 gene encoding putative mitochondrial protein AtMg00310, which gives rise to MSVFKLPSNFCNELRSLVSGFWWGSERGKRNIPWVAWRKMCRPKGEGGLGFRDFENFNDALLGKQAWRVITQPECLMARVLKGKYFTNTEFMNAELGNLPSYSWRGVWAAKRVVLLGARKRIGDGMSTRVWSDPWIPNTQTRRVLSP